From the genome of Pukyongia salina, one region includes:
- a CDS encoding EI24 domain-containing protein: protein MFKNILRGIRAYSGTLKLISTLGLWKYFGVPMLISFITAIVIGISAYGLSDNIGSLISKAWVWEWGAETFRTISNIVGGIMIVALGLILYKHIVMALSAPFMSPVSEKIEAHLMGTTREHRKTSFLSQLWRGIKVNGRNLLMELFLSIPIFIISFIPVIGFISSILLFLVQSYYAGFGNMDYTLERHYGYSQSVRFVSDHRGLAIGNGMIFMLMLLIPVLGIILVLPLSVTAATTETVKTIYPSEKK, encoded by the coding sequence ATGTTCAAAAATATCCTACGTGGCATTCGCGCATATAGTGGAACACTAAAGCTAATTAGTACTCTTGGCCTATGGAAATATTTTGGTGTTCCTATGCTAATTAGTTTTATCACCGCGATAGTAATTGGAATTTCTGCCTATGGATTATCAGACAATATCGGGAGCCTGATCTCAAAGGCCTGGGTATGGGAGTGGGGAGCAGAAACTTTCAGAACCATAAGCAATATTGTAGGTGGAATCATGATCGTTGCACTGGGACTTATATTGTATAAACACATCGTTATGGCCCTTAGCGCTCCCTTTATGAGTCCTGTATCCGAGAAGATAGAGGCGCATCTTATGGGTACTACACGAGAACACAGAAAAACTTCCTTCCTTTCTCAACTTTGGCGGGGGATCAAGGTTAATGGCAGAAACCTGTTAATGGAGCTTTTCCTTTCCATACCTATTTTTATAATTAGTTTCATTCCGGTTATTGGCTTTATCTCCTCTATTCTACTTTTCCTCGTTCAATCTTACTATGCCGGTTTCGGAAATATGGATTATACCCTGGAGCGTCATTACGGCTATTCTCAAAGTGTGCGTTTTGTAAGTGATCATCGCGGTCTGGCCATTGGCAACGGAATGATATTCATGCTTATGTTATTGATACCGGTACTCGGAATCATCCTCGTACTGCCTCTTTCTGTAACCGCAGCTACTACCGAAACCGTAAAAACTATCTACCCTTCAGAAAAAAAATGA
- the hemE gene encoding uroporphyrinogen decarboxylase, translating to MIKNNLFLRALKGETVDRPPVWMMRQAGRYLPEFMQIKAKYDFFTRCRTPELASEITVQPIRRYGMDAAILFSDILVIPQAMNIDVEMKVGVGPWLPEPIRDPKDLDRVIVPDIDESLGYVMDAIKMTKEKLNDEIPLIGFAGSPWTILCYCVEGQGSKNFAMAKEFCFTQPDAAHQLLQKITDTTIAYLKEKVRAGVNAVQVFDSWGGMLSPVDYQEFSWKYIQQIVDALKDETHVIAFGKGCWFALDTMAKSGASALGIDWTCSARNARYLTGGNITLQGNFDPSRLLSPPAEIKKMVRQMIDEFGKDRYIVNLGHGILPNIPVENAGAFVEAVKEYPNTSG from the coding sequence ATGATTAAGAACAATTTATTTCTAAGAGCCTTAAAAGGGGAAACCGTAGACAGACCACCAGTATGGATGATGAGGCAAGCCGGAAGATACCTGCCCGAATTCATGCAGATAAAGGCTAAATACGATTTTTTCACACGCTGCCGTACTCCCGAATTGGCCAGCGAGATCACTGTGCAACCTATACGTAGATATGGAATGGACGCCGCCATCCTGTTTAGCGACATACTGGTTATCCCGCAGGCAATGAATATAGATGTGGAGATGAAAGTGGGGGTAGGCCCGTGGTTGCCCGAACCCATACGAGATCCTAAAGATCTGGATAGGGTTATCGTTCCGGATATAGATGAGAGCCTGGGATATGTTATGGATGCCATAAAAATGACCAAAGAAAAATTAAATGATGAGATCCCACTCATTGGTTTTGCCGGAAGCCCGTGGACCATTTTGTGCTATTGTGTGGAAGGACAGGGATCGAAAAATTTTGCAATGGCAAAGGAGTTTTGTTTTACACAACCTGATGCGGCCCACCAACTATTACAGAAGATCACAGATACCACCATTGCCTATTTGAAGGAAAAAGTGAGGGCCGGTGTCAATGCTGTACAGGTCTTCGACAGCTGGGGTGGGATGCTTTCTCCTGTGGACTACCAGGAATTTAGCTGGAAGTACATACAACAGATCGTAGATGCTCTTAAAGACGAAACACATGTGATCGCTTTTGGCAAAGGCTGCTGGTTTGCCCTGGATACCATGGCGAAAAGCGGAGCCTCTGCTCTGGGAATAGACTGGACCTGCTCTGCCAGGAACGCTAGATACCTCACCGGAGGAAATATAACGTTGCAAGGGAATTTCGATCCTTCAAGATTGTTAAGTCCGCCTGCCGAGATCAAGAAAATGGTGAGACAAATGATAGATGAGTTTGGAAAAGATCGTTATATCGTAAATTTAGGTCATGGCATTCTTCCCAACATTCCGGTTGAAAATGCCGGGGCTTTTGTAGAAGCTGTTAAAGAATACCCCAATACGAGCGGATGA
- a CDS encoding CNNM domain-containing protein has product MTLLIVYAILSIFFSFLCSILEAALLSFTPTFLKLKDTEGHGYAKVLIRMKKDIDKPLIAILTINTIAHTVGAILVGVEAEKLPYKVNVWGVNIVGIVSAVMTLLILIVSEIIPKTIGATYWKKLGGFTAFSLKIIIAPLKYTGILWLLMLTTKLIGKSAHVSNMSREEFMAITDAAEKEGVFEENESAVIKNLLIFKSVQAKDVMTPFPVVISEDEQTTLQDFYEAHNNLKFSRIPVFKEKTHNITGFVLKDDILEEIVQEKGDKILSDIRRDIFVVDAEKPIPELFENFIKQRGHIALVVDEFGNTIGIVTMEDIIETLLGLEIMDESDTIEDMQAQARKNWERRAKRMGIKLTEAEQEDEESSE; this is encoded by the coding sequence ATGACCTTATTAATTGTCTACGCAATACTATCGATCTTCTTTTCCTTCCTTTGCTCAATTCTGGAAGCAGCTCTTTTGAGTTTTACTCCTACTTTTTTAAAACTAAAGGACACCGAAGGACACGGCTATGCTAAAGTTCTGATAAGGATGAAAAAGGATATCGACAAACCATTGATCGCTATCCTCACTATTAATACCATAGCTCACACGGTTGGTGCAATCCTGGTTGGGGTAGAAGCCGAAAAACTGCCTTATAAAGTGAATGTTTGGGGAGTGAATATAGTAGGGATCGTCTCTGCGGTTATGACGCTTCTTATACTTATTGTCTCGGAGATCATCCCCAAAACCATTGGAGCCACCTATTGGAAAAAGCTAGGTGGATTCACCGCTTTTAGCCTCAAGATCATTATTGCTCCTCTGAAATACACAGGAATACTATGGCTTCTTATGCTTACAACTAAGCTCATTGGTAAATCGGCTCATGTTAGTAATATGAGCAGGGAGGAATTTATGGCTATCACCGATGCTGCCGAAAAGGAGGGAGTCTTCGAAGAGAACGAAAGCGCAGTGATCAAGAATTTACTCATATTTAAGTCGGTACAGGCCAAAGACGTAATGACTCCATTCCCTGTGGTGATATCGGAAGATGAGCAAACCACCTTACAGGACTTCTATGAGGCCCACAACAATCTAAAATTCTCCAGGATCCCCGTGTTTAAAGAAAAAACTCACAATATCACAGGTTTTGTCCTAAAGGATGATATCCTTGAGGAGATCGTGCAGGAAAAAGGAGACAAGATCCTCTCCGATATACGGCGCGATATATTTGTGGTAGATGCAGAGAAACCCATCCCCGAACTTTTCGAAAACTTCATTAAACAACGTGGCCATATTGCACTTGTGGTAGACGAATTTGGAAATACTATTGGTATTGTTACTATGGAAGATATCATAGAAACATTGCTAGGCCTTGAAATCATGGACGAGAGCGATACCATCGAAGACATGCAGGCACAAGCACGTAAAAACTGGGAGAGACGTGCCAAACGCATGGGGATCAAACTTACCGAAGCAGAGCAGGAAGACGAAGAATCTTCAGAATAG
- the hemF gene encoding oxygen-dependent coproporphyrinogen oxidase: protein MKKEFVAYIRNLQNTITSRLEQIDGQGNFHEDEWKRPEGGGGKTRVIENGAVFEKGGVNISEVHGTLPESMQQYFGVSDANFFACGLSLVLHPKNPFVPTVHANWRYFELYNEQGEVVTSWFGGGQDLTPYYLFKEDATHFHQVCKDACDRHDPQFYSNFKKRCDEYFYNSHRKEARGIGGLFFDYLKETPQMSMQQWFDFVTDVGNSFLDAYVPIVESRKVIPYNDDHRNWQEIRRGRYVEFNLVHDKGTLFGLKTNGRIESILMSLPPHVQWRYDHHPKPGSEEEKLIQVLQNPREWV from the coding sequence ATGAAAAAAGAATTTGTAGCCTATATCCGGAATTTACAAAACACCATCACTTCCCGTCTGGAGCAAATTGATGGTCAAGGGAATTTTCACGAGGACGAATGGAAGCGACCCGAAGGAGGAGGTGGTAAAACCAGAGTTATCGAAAATGGAGCCGTATTCGAAAAAGGAGGGGTGAATATTAGTGAAGTTCACGGTACTCTTCCCGAAAGTATGCAACAATATTTCGGGGTAAGTGATGCAAACTTCTTTGCCTGTGGCCTCAGCCTTGTCTTACACCCAAAAAATCCTTTCGTCCCAACAGTTCATGCAAACTGGAGATATTTCGAGCTTTACAACGAGCAGGGAGAAGTAGTGACAAGCTGGTTTGGCGGTGGGCAAGACCTCACTCCTTATTACCTTTTCAAGGAAGATGCCACCCACTTTCACCAGGTTTGTAAGGATGCCTGCGACAGGCATGACCCGCAATTCTATAGTAACTTTAAGAAGCGATGTGACGAGTACTTTTATAACAGCCACAGAAAGGAAGCGAGAGGGATAGGAGGTCTGTTTTTCGACTATCTCAAAGAAACACCCCAAATGTCTATGCAGCAATGGTTTGATTTTGTTACAGATGTTGGCAATAGCTTTCTCGATGCCTATGTTCCAATTGTTGAGAGCCGAAAGGTCATCCCTTATAATGACGATCATAGGAACTGGCAGGAAATTAGAAGGGGACGCTATGTAGAGTTCAATCTGGTACATGATAAGGGGACTTTGTTCGGACTTAAAACCAACGGAAGAATTGAAAGTATACTAATGAGCCTTCCTCCCCATGTGCAGTGGCGCTACGACCATCATCCCAAACCGGGAAGTGAAGAAGAAAAACTGATCCAAGTGTTACAGAACCCAAGAGAATGGGTCTAA
- a CDS encoding methylated-DNA--[protein]-cysteine S-methyltransferase, translating into METTCLKTPLGTLQISGDTQGISEVKFADNTVFTGDETPQALEEAVQQLKEYFSKTRTQFSLKLNPEGTEFQKKVWNTLQTVDFGKTRTYQQIANTLGDPKVIRAAASANGRNPIAIIIPCHRIIGSDGSLTGYAGGLDRKKWLLEHESPIKQGKLF; encoded by the coding sequence ATGGAGACCACCTGCCTCAAAACACCCCTGGGAACCCTTCAAATAAGCGGTGATACGCAAGGAATTTCGGAAGTAAAATTCGCCGATAATACAGTGTTTACAGGTGATGAGACGCCTCAAGCGCTCGAGGAGGCTGTTCAGCAGTTGAAAGAATATTTCAGCAAAACCAGAACTCAATTCAGCCTAAAATTAAATCCAGAGGGAACCGAATTTCAGAAAAAGGTATGGAACACCCTGCAAACTGTCGATTTTGGCAAAACCAGGACATATCAGCAAATTGCAAATACCCTGGGTGACCCTAAAGTAATTCGTGCAGCTGCCTCGGCAAACGGACGAAATCCCATCGCTATCATTATTCCCTGCCACCGTATCATTGGGTCGGACGGATCGCTTACAGGTTATGCCGGGGGATTGGATCGAAAAAAATGGTTGTTGGAACATGAAAGCCCAATAAAACAAGGAAAATTATTCTAA
- a CDS encoding response regulator has translation MRLQPTLQLLILFFCAPILLAQNPSTETDRLEKLLDDAYTQYYEYEYKKALESCLSLLNEARAAGNDYYIFRAYNKLGSIHNSVKDTAHSRIYFEKALQHALQIKSDSLISWGYNDLANVYAEDPSRYLKTITLYKEGIKVNQRAGLDDYENLTLYMNIGWTYLDVERPEAAYPYLQKTRELSKQKKQHPLFLINLDILFGRYHFYTDPTSVQAIQILEETADRAVKGNYLEQAASSYEYLAKLYNNSGDLALANSSLLKQLELKDKLHKHQMEAQLNEATAKFELQQYQSDLAVARNEQVYADRLVAKSRLLVVIFAVAFIILFSALIVFYKSLKARKRFISKLHDKNVELTRAKEKAERLSMLKTQFFSTVSHELRTPLYGVIGISSLLLDNKKLNDHRNDLQSLKFSADYLLALINDVLTLNKIEANGIRLEHNAFHMGTLMNNIIRSFAFGLEQNNNQLHLRIDSALPDSFVSDSVRLSQILMNLVGNAVKFNENGNIWVTIHNMGETKSGNYKVYFEVKDDGIGIPKEQKNAIFEEFSQMENKNYNYQGTGLGLSIVKKLLSVFGSEISLESELGSGATFSFEIEMEAIPSSVVEARELSDETYETLTAEEHFFDNFHILVVDDNKINQKITQKILETRNFQCSLANDGEEAIVLTREGKFDLILMDIHMPRMNGIEATKIIREFDQSTPIVALTAVEVAEMRKSILESGMNDIILKPYDVSQFLNTLFRNLSAVVGHNETF, from the coding sequence ATGAGGCTACAACCTACTTTACAGCTACTCATCTTATTTTTCTGTGCGCCAATTTTACTGGCTCAAAACCCTTCTACCGAGACCGATAGATTAGAAAAACTATTGGATGATGCCTATACTCAGTATTATGAATATGAGTATAAGAAAGCTCTGGAATCCTGTTTATCCCTGTTAAATGAGGCACGCGCCGCTGGTAACGACTACTATATCTTTCGGGCGTATAACAAGTTGGGCAGCATTCACAATTCGGTAAAAGACACAGCACATAGCAGGATATATTTTGAAAAGGCCTTACAACATGCGCTTCAGATCAAGAGCGACAGCCTGATTTCCTGGGGCTATAACGATCTTGCCAATGTATACGCCGAGGATCCTTCCAGGTATTTAAAAACCATTACGCTCTACAAAGAAGGCATTAAAGTAAATCAGAGGGCAGGTTTGGACGACTATGAGAACCTTACCTTATATATGAATATAGGCTGGACCTATCTGGATGTAGAACGTCCAGAGGCGGCTTATCCATATCTTCAGAAAACGAGGGAGCTAAGTAAGCAAAAGAAGCAGCATCCGCTGTTTCTAATTAATCTCGATATTTTGTTCGGGAGATATCATTTTTATACAGATCCCACCTCTGTACAGGCTATTCAAATTCTAGAGGAGACGGCGGACAGGGCAGTTAAAGGTAATTACCTGGAACAAGCTGCATCTTCATACGAGTATCTTGCGAAATTGTATAATAACTCGGGGGACCTTGCATTGGCCAATTCGAGTTTATTAAAACAACTTGAACTCAAGGATAAATTACACAAACATCAGATGGAAGCCCAGCTCAACGAAGCCACGGCTAAATTCGAGCTGCAGCAATATCAGAGCGATCTGGCGGTGGCCAGGAATGAACAGGTATATGCAGACAGACTGGTAGCAAAATCCCGCCTATTGGTGGTGATATTTGCCGTAGCCTTTATTATACTTTTTAGTGCGCTAATTGTTTTCTATAAATCGCTTAAGGCACGGAAACGATTTATAAGTAAACTACACGATAAGAATGTCGAGCTTACCAGGGCTAAGGAAAAAGCAGAAAGACTTTCAATGCTGAAAACACAATTCTTCTCTACCGTGAGCCATGAACTTAGAACACCGCTATATGGTGTTATTGGGATCTCCTCATTACTATTGGACAATAAAAAATTAAATGACCACCGAAACGACCTTCAATCGTTGAAATTTTCGGCAGATTACCTGCTTGCGCTGATCAATGATGTGCTTACTCTCAATAAGATCGAAGCCAATGGAATCAGGCTGGAACATAATGCCTTTCACATGGGCACATTGATGAACAATATAATCCGCTCTTTTGCCTTTGGTCTGGAACAAAACAATAATCAACTTCATTTACGAATCGATAGCGCGTTGCCAGACTCTTTCGTAAGCGACTCGGTGCGTTTATCACAAATTCTCATGAACCTGGTTGGGAATGCGGTAAAATTCAATGAGAATGGAAATATTTGGGTGACCATTCATAATATGGGCGAGACCAAATCCGGGAACTACAAGGTTTATTTTGAAGTGAAAGACGACGGGATCGGAATTCCGAAGGAACAAAAAAATGCAATTTTCGAAGAATTTTCCCAAATGGAGAACAAGAATTATAACTACCAGGGAACCGGCTTAGGATTATCTATCGTTAAGAAACTACTTAGTGTTTTTGGTAGCGAAATAAGCCTGGAAAGTGAACTAGGATCCGGGGCTACATTTTCTTTCGAGATCGAGATGGAAGCAATCCCATCATCGGTCGTTGAGGCCCGTGAATTGAGCGATGAAACCTACGAAACGCTTACTGCCGAGGAGCATTTCTTCGACAATTTTCACATACTAGTGGTAGATGACAACAAGATCAACCAAAAGATCACCCAAAAAATACTGGAAACACGTAATTTCCAGTGTTCCCTGGCCAATGATGGCGAAGAAGCTATTGTTCTAACACGGGAAGGCAAATTTGATCTTATCCTAATGGACATCCACATGCCGAGAATGAATGGAATTGAAGCAACGAAGATCATTAGAGAATTCGACCAAAGCACGCCAATTGTTGCTCTTACGGCGGTTGAGGTTGCCGAAATGCGCAAATCCATTCTCGAATCTGGGATGAATGACATCATCCTCAAACCCTATGATGTTTCACAATTTCTAAATACACTTTTCCGGAATTTAAGTGCTGTGGTTGGGCACAACGAGACTTTCTAA
- the hemB gene encoding porphobilinogen synthase: MYPLNRNRRLRSSEAIRSLVRETIITPDDFLVPLFVVEGKGIKEEISSMPGYYRLSLDLLDKEAKTLWSMGLKAVLLFVKVADELKDNTGKEALNKDGLMQRAIQTVKNAVPEMLVMTDVALDPYSSYGHDGIVSEGKILNDDTNAILAEMSLSHASAGADFVAPSDMMDGRVFEIRTLLEDEGYHDTGIMSYSAKYASAFYGPFRDALDSAPGFGDKKTYQMDPANRNEAIKETLMDIEEGADIVMVKPGLCYLDIVREVKDAIDVPLAVYQVSGEYAMLKAAAEKGWLDHNSVMLEQITAIKRAGANIIASYFAKDVVKLIS, encoded by the coding sequence ATGTATCCTTTAAACAGAAATAGAAGATTACGCAGTTCAGAAGCCATTAGAAGCCTAGTGAGAGAAACGATTATCACCCCGGATGATTTCCTCGTGCCGCTTTTTGTGGTGGAAGGAAAAGGTATAAAGGAGGAAATTTCTTCCATGCCGGGCTATTATCGATTAAGCCTGGACCTACTGGACAAAGAGGCAAAAACATTATGGTCGATGGGATTAAAAGCTGTGCTGCTTTTTGTAAAAGTTGCCGATGAACTAAAAGACAACACAGGTAAAGAAGCTTTAAATAAGGATGGCCTCATGCAACGTGCTATTCAAACTGTGAAAAATGCGGTTCCAGAGATGCTGGTAATGACCGATGTGGCTTTAGATCCCTATTCCAGCTATGGGCACGACGGTATTGTATCTGAAGGAAAGATACTTAACGACGATACAAACGCTATCCTGGCCGAAATGTCTTTATCTCACGCCAGTGCGGGAGCCGATTTTGTTGCGCCCAGCGATATGATGGATGGGAGGGTGTTCGAGATAAGAACTTTACTTGAAGATGAAGGATACCACGATACAGGGATCATGAGCTACAGCGCAAAGTATGCATCGGCTTTTTATGGACCGTTTCGGGATGCCCTGGATTCGGCTCCGGGGTTTGGAGACAAAAAAACCTATCAGATGGATCCGGCAAATCGCAATGAAGCTATAAAGGAAACCCTTATGGATATTGAAGAAGGTGCCGATATCGTTATGGTGAAGCCAGGACTGTGTTACCTGGACATTGTAAGAGAGGTAAAAGACGCCATAGATGTTCCTTTAGCGGTATATCAGGTGAGCGGAGAATACGCGATGTTAAAAGCGGCAGCCGAAAAAGGTTGGTTGGATCACAACAGTGTCATGTTGGAACAAATAACTGCTATAAAGCGTGCCGGGGCTAATATAATTGCTAGTTATTTTGCAAAAGATGTAGTAAAATTGATCTCCTGA
- a CDS encoding 3'-5' exonuclease produces MLQRINPEHLLFLDIETVPQYPSFDQLDETTKQLWELKSKYQRKDDFTPEEFYDRAGIWAEFGRIICISAGYFTLKNDVRHFRVTSFHGEEKHILKEFGSLLQSHFNRPYHLLCAHNGKEFDFPYIARRMIIHQMKLPDKLNLFGKKPWEVPHLDTLELWKFGDYKTFTSLKLMTHVLGIPSPKDDIDGSQVRDVFYDEKDIDRIIKYCEKDTVAVAQIFLRLRNEPILKEDEILSV; encoded by the coding sequence ATGTTACAGCGTATAAATCCTGAACACCTTTTGTTTCTGGATATTGAGACCGTTCCCCAATACCCTTCTTTCGATCAACTAGACGAGACCACTAAACAATTATGGGAGTTAAAATCTAAATATCAGCGAAAAGACGATTTCACGCCTGAAGAATTTTACGACCGCGCAGGTATCTGGGCCGAATTTGGGAGGATAATTTGTATTTCTGCCGGATATTTCACCTTAAAAAATGATGTTAGACACTTTCGCGTTACTAGTTTTCATGGTGAAGAGAAGCATATTTTGAAAGAATTCGGCAGTTTGCTTCAGTCTCATTTCAACAGGCCTTACCACCTTTTGTGTGCACATAACGGCAAGGAGTTCGACTTTCCTTATATCGCCAGGAGGATGATCATTCACCAGATGAAACTTCCGGATAAGTTAAATCTCTTCGGAAAAAAACCATGGGAAGTACCACATCTGGACACTCTCGAATTGTGGAAGTTTGGCGACTATAAAACTTTTACCTCCCTGAAGCTCATGACACATGTGCTGGGAATCCCTTCTCCCAAAGACGATATAGACGGTAGCCAGGTTCGCGATGTTTTTTATGACGAAAAGGATATAGACCGCATCATAAAATATTGTGAGAAGGACACGGTCGCGGTAGCACAGATCTTTTTAAGGCTACGTAATGAACCTATCCTTAAAGAAGACGAGATTCTCTCTGTTTAA
- a CDS encoding uroporphyrinogen-III synthase — MRSVLSTRRLTAPQKELLLNSGLSFVDYDAIKITALDFQVPKEIKNAIFSSSNAVDIVFKNNPERVSLTRVFAVGEKTSQKLKKLGQNVIKTVNYSSELVDFLNFSYKNEQFHFFCGTSRRDEIPDGLKNSKNELFEVKTYKTELKPVKIDRKYDGIMFFSPSGVSSFTALNTIGESAVICIGDTTASEAKKHTQNIYIANSTTVESVIAKTVKILHSK, encoded by the coding sequence GTGAGATCTGTATTATCCACAAGGCGATTAACCGCGCCTCAAAAGGAGTTGTTATTAAATTCCGGGTTGTCTTTTGTGGACTACGATGCCATCAAGATCACAGCACTGGATTTCCAAGTGCCCAAGGAGATCAAGAATGCGATCTTTAGCAGTAGTAACGCTGTCGATATTGTCTTTAAAAATAACCCGGAAAGGGTATCACTTACAAGGGTATTTGCAGTTGGGGAAAAAACATCTCAAAAATTAAAGAAATTAGGCCAAAATGTGATAAAAACGGTTAATTATAGCTCAGAATTGGTTGATTTCTTAAATTTTTCGTACAAAAATGAACAATTTCATTTCTTCTGCGGAACGTCGCGAAGAGATGAAATTCCGGATGGCTTAAAAAACTCGAAAAATGAACTTTTTGAAGTAAAAACATACAAAACTGAGCTAAAACCGGTGAAAATTGACCGAAAATACGACGGAATCATGTTTTTTAGCCCCAGTGGTGTATCAAGTTTTACTGCGCTGAATACGATTGGAGAATCGGCAGTGATCTGTATAGGAGATACCACTGCTTCAGAAGCAAAAAAACATACCCAAAATATATACATTGCTAATAGCACAACAGTAGAAAGTGTGATCGCAAAAACAGTGAAAATTTTACACTCAAAATGA
- a CDS encoding serine hydrolase domain-containing protein: protein MKYLKKFFKWLLILIILIIAVLYITDTDYLLKAVRTIYLNGHTTAFLEDYKYFDNSVVEAGETHPWPEHTNYNSVDETEILKKTNAELGTVAYLIIKNDSIWYEAYYDGYGKDSKSNSFSIVKSMVSGMMGKAITDGYLKGLDQPVGDFFIEFSEGMAARTTVGDLSSMASGTNWDEAYYSPLSITTRAYFDDDLKKVILGLKVVEEPGQKFKYASGDTQLLAMVLEKATGKPLNEYLSESFWKPLGASQDAPWQLDSEEGGMVKAYCCVAGNARDFARYGKLFKDHGKWRGEQLLDSSFVALSLRPRFEESPQYGYGWWLYTSPEGKSFYMMRGHLGQYVIVNREDNVMIVRLGRSKSNNKGVGVFTKDIDIYIDEGYKMLEAGSR from the coding sequence ATGAAATACCTTAAGAAGTTCTTTAAATGGCTACTGATCCTAATCATATTGATCATCGCCGTCCTCTATATCACAGACACCGATTATTTATTGAAAGCGGTACGCACCATCTATCTTAACGGTCACACCACGGCCTTCCTTGAAGACTATAAATACTTCGATAACAGCGTGGTAGAGGCTGGTGAAACTCACCCCTGGCCCGAACATACCAATTACAATTCGGTGGATGAAACAGAGATTCTCAAAAAAACTAACGCCGAACTTGGAACAGTAGCTTATCTCATTATTAAGAACGACAGTATCTGGTATGAAGCCTATTATGATGGCTACGGAAAAGATTCGAAGTCCAACTCCTTCTCTATAGTAAAGAGTATGGTTTCCGGTATGATGGGGAAAGCGATCACAGATGGATATCTGAAAGGGCTGGATCAACCGGTAGGGGATTTCTTTATAGAATTTAGTGAAGGTATGGCTGCCCGCACCACAGTTGGCGACCTGTCTTCAATGGCTTCAGGAACCAATTGGGACGAAGCCTATTATTCTCCGTTATCTATCACTACCCGGGCTTATTTCGACGACGACCTGAAAAAAGTGATCCTGGGATTGAAAGTTGTGGAGGAACCCGGACAAAAATTTAAATATGCCAGTGGCGACACCCAACTACTGGCCATGGTTCTTGAAAAAGCAACTGGAAAACCCCTGAACGAATATTTAAGCGAGTCGTTCTGGAAACCTTTAGGTGCTAGCCAGGATGCGCCTTGGCAACTGGACAGTGAAGAAGGTGGGATGGTAAAAGCATACTGTTGTGTAGCAGGAAATGCCCGTGATTTCGCTCGTTATGGAAAATTGTTCAAAGATCATGGAAAATGGAGGGGAGAACAACTGCTGGACTCTTCCTTTGTGGCACTATCGCTTCGCCCAAGATTTGAGGAAAGTCCGCAGTATGGTTATGGCTGGTGGTTATACACTAGTCCCGAAGGCAAGTCTTTTTATATGATGCGCGGACATCTGGGACAATACGTAATAGTAAACAGGGAAGACAATGTTATGATCGTGAGATTAGGTCGCAGCAAAAGCAATAATAAGGGTGTTGGCGTATTTACAAAAGATATTGATATATATATCGATGAGGGATATAAAATGCTGGAAGCCGGTTCCCGATAA
- a CDS encoding DUF6973 domain-containing protein — protein sequence MNLWKRILKMNGRQLFRFGMLFLKNPLLVIPTFRASTSTIKVCNELFGKRHHTNRKENAFRHALWNLEICIFCQKRFKNDEKTTIWAEKVTNMYEKVTQNDPLDEAMDCHNNAIGRKLFLSHFAQKTDNMIVFLLKMMENSVKIEKIEEINNCQDKLVYISD from the coding sequence ATGAATCTATGGAAAAGAATACTAAAGATGAACGGCAGACAATTGTTCCGATTTGGAATGTTGTTTCTGAAAAACCCTCTTCTTGTAATTCCAACCTTTAGAGCCTCAACATCTACTATAAAAGTGTGTAACGAACTGTTCGGGAAGCGTCATCACACTAACCGAAAAGAAAACGCGTTTCGCCACGCTCTTTGGAACCTCGAAATTTGCATTTTTTGCCAAAAAAGGTTCAAAAATGACGAAAAAACAACAATTTGGGCCGAAAAAGTGACAAATATGTATGAAAAAGTAACTCAGAACGATCCGCTCGACGAGGCAATGGATTGTCATAATAACGCCATTGGAAGGAAGCTATTTTTAAGTCATTTTGCTCAAAAAACAGACAATATGATCGTTTTTTTGCTCAAAATGATGGAAAATTCGGTAAAAATCGAGAAAATTGAAGAAATTAATAACTGCCAGGACAAGCTGGTCTATATTTCAGATTAA